The genomic interval GAATTAGTTTGAATGGTTTTATATTGACCATTAACCCCTACTTCAAAAATGGTAGTTTTGTTTCTCCCTAAAAGGGCAGGGTTTACGTAATTAATATGAAATGCATCTGAATAACTGGCACCAGTACCCCCATCCCCTGAGCCGGGACAAAGGCAGGAGAATTTATATCTCCAACGCCAATCTGCGAGTAAGGTGAATTACCTATCCCTTGGGCAAATGCAGTCGTGGATACTATCAGTGATAAAAAAATAATTTTATACAAGAGAGACATTATATTCAAGAATCCTATTTAAACCGACAAGCACTAGTTCCGGGATTACAAATATGCTTTCTTTTATTTTGTTTTCAAAGAAAGTCGCATCTCCGCCGCAAAATATTACATGCATTTTACTAAAATTTTTTCGATATTCCTTGATAATTCCTTCTATTTCGCAGGTCATTCCATGAATCGCTCCGCTTTGCATAGCTTCAATGGTATTTGTACCTGTTAAAGGAACAGTATCTGGCTCTGGCTCAAGTAAGGGAAGCCGGGCAGTAAATGTATGCATAGCTTTAAAACGCATTTGTAAGCCCGGAGAGATACTGCCGCCCCAGTAATTTTTTTGTGCATCAACAAAGTCATAGGTAATGCATGTACCCATATCTATCACCAGGCAAGCATATTCTCCATAAAGATAAGTAGCGCCACAAACGGCTGCCAGTCTGTCTTTTCCAAGCGTTTGAGGTGTCTGGTAACGATTGGTGATTGGAACTGGTAACAGGTGGTCGAGGACGAAGACTTTATCTAAGAATGGCTGCAATGCTTGCTGGAAAATAGTACTATCCTGGTTTACAGAACAAATAATACCATAGGCGGGCGCATGCTGGTTAATATGCGTTGTAATGTCCTGTAAACTTACATGGGGATAGGTAGCGATTAGCTGGTTGTTTTCGAAGAATGCTATTTTAGTAGAAGTATTCCCTGCGTCAATAATTAGGTTCATGAAATAGAAAGTTTAAACCCATTTCCTTGAAGAATAGCGTATAGCAAAAGTTTACGCGTGTGCTTCTGATTAATAAAAAGGAGGAAAAAGCGAAAATTACAGATTACTTCCGGGTTTATTGTTATTAAATGTTTTCAATATACGGTTTGATTCCTTCAGAGGTATAAGTCTGGAGTTTGCCATTTGTGCCAGCTGTTACAAAAAAAGCATCCAGGTCTTTATGCGTCTTTAGTAATTCAAGCGCTTTCTCTTGCCCGATCACCATAAAAACGGTGGCATAGGCATCTGCAGAGATACAATCTTTGGCAAATACCGTTACGCTTAGCAAAGAATGCTGTACCGGATAGCCGGTTTTAGGGTTAATGGTGTGTGCATATTTTTTGCCATCCTGTTCATAATAGTTCCGGTAGTTGCCAGAAGTAGCCAGTGCCCGGTTGTTCAGTTGTACAATCGCCTGCAACACATCTCCGCCTTTCTGTTCATACTCCGGATTGTTAATACCAATGGTCCAGTATTTATCCTCCGCATTTTTTCCTTTGCACAACACTTCTCCACCTACCTCAATCATATAGTTTGTAATACCTTTCGATTCCAGAAAATTGCCCAGTACATCAGCAGCATATCCCGGGGCTATGGCGTTAAAATCTAGATACATGCCTTCTTTTACCTTGCGCACCGATTGCTCATCAAAGGAAATACTATCGAAACCCACGTACTGCAATAAGGAATCTATTCTGGCCTGGGTGGGTGCTTTGCGTTCTTTGCCTGTTCCAAATCCCCAGGCATTCACCAGCGGACCTACCGTTGGGTCGAAAGCGCCGCCTGATACTTTGTATACTTCCTGCGTTTTTTTTAGTACCGGGTAAAAATAAGGAAGCTTAAAAGCTACGGCATGACCTTTATTAAACTGGCTTATTTCAGAATCAGGGCGATAGGTAGAGAGTGATTGATTAAAGGCTTCCAGAATTGAATCTACAGCCGTTTGATACTTTACCGCTTTGCCAGGAGATGTTACATATTTGATGGCATAAGTGCTGCCCATGGTAGGACCGCTAAAAGAGGTGAGTATACCTTTTTGTATAACTTCATCTGTTTTTTTCGATTCCCGGAACTTGTATACAGCGAATATCGCAACGATCAGCAAGAGGCTGTAAATTGCATTTTTAATACCATTTTTGCTCATGCCTGCAAATATACATGTAAGGGTTCAGATCACGTAGAGATGCTATAAAATTTAGATAAAAAATGAGATTTTTACCGGGAATTCCGCATTTTTATGCGTAAATTAGAGGGATAATTATACACCTAATCACCAGCTGTTGCATTTTGGAGAAAGGCTGATTTAATCAATTTAAGCTGTATTTTTCCAAGAACGGCAGATAATTAGTCCGGAGATTGTTTGTAGCATAAAGAAAATTAAACAACCCCTTTTACACATGCGAGAAGAATATTTAAAAGGCTCTTCTGACCATATGTCCAGTGCCGAAAAAGAAATAGAAAAGGCACTACGCCCCTTGAGTTTTGGAGATTTTGCCGGGCAGGACAAAATTGTGGAGAACCTGAAAGTGTTTGTACAAGCTGCCAAACAACGCAGTGAAGCCTTAGACCATGTACTGCTGCACGGGCCTCCCGGCCTGGGCAAAACTACGCTTTCCCATATTATTGCTAATGAGCTGAACACTGGCATTAAAATGACTTCCGGTCCTGTGCTTGATAAACCCAGTGACCTGGCTGGCTTGCTTACTAATCTGGAGGCTAATGATGTGCTGTTTATTGATGAAATTCACCGGCTGAATCCTATTGTAGAGGAATATTTGTATTCGGCGATGGAAGACTATAAGATCGATATCATGCTGGATGCCGGCCCAAATGCCCGTACGGTACAAATCGGCCTGAATCCATTTACCTTAATTGGGGCTACAACCCGTGCCGGCCTGCTGACTTCTCCCTTGCGAGCCCGTTTTAGTATCAATGCCCGCCTGGAATATTATGATGCAAAGCTGCTTTCGTCCATCGTTAAACGTTCGGCTCACTTACTGGCTACACCTATTGTAGACGAAGCTGCTTTTGAAATTGCCCGCCGGAGCCGGGGTACACCCCGTATTGCCAACAACCTTTTGCGCCGGACCCGCGATTTTGCACAGGTGAAAGGAAACGGAACCATCACCATAGATATTGCCGAAATGGCTTTAAATGCCTTGGATGTTGATAAAGATGGCCTCGATGATATGGACAACCGCATTTTAAGTACCATCATCGAAAAATTCAAAGGCGGCCCTGTCGGACTTTCGACTATTGCCACTGCTTGCGGGGAAGAAGCAGAAACCATTGAAGAGGTGTACGAACCATTCCTGATTCAGGAAGGCTATCTCAAACGTACTTCTCGTGGCAGAGAAGCTACCGAACTTGCCTATAGGCACTTAGGTGTAGTAACCCCTATAGACAAAACCAAGGGACTATTTGATTAATGGTAGATAGTTTTAAATATTGAGTACTAAGTTTAAACCCCGCAAGAATTTCTGAATCTTACGGGGTTTTATTTTGAATATTGCCCAATCTTTTACCCCTCAACTGATTTCACCCTGATCTGGTAGTTTTCTTCAGTAAGTGACAGGTTGGCAGAACGCAATACCTCTTTTATCTGATCAGTACGGTTATTGAAGTATTCGTATAGCAGTGGAATAATCTTTTGATTAAAAATAGTCGGCAGGTCGGCCGATGTTTTTCCGATGAAATAGGAATGACCGATCATAAAATCGGTGCCTTTTTTCTCGCGGATGCTTTCATTTAATGTTTTTAGTACCTGGGCAAAGTCAGGAATTGGTTCATAGTTTGGGTACATACTGATGAATTCAAATCTTCGCCGCAAGGCAATATCGAGTAGCGCAATAGATTTATCAGCCGTGTTCATAGTACCTACCAGGTACAGATTCGGAGGTAAGGCAAAACTTTCTCCGGAAGGCAATGTTACCGTAAGTGCATTCTCTTTTCCATAGCGCTTGTCTTCTTCCAATAAGGTGATCAGTTCGCCAAATACCCTGGAAATATTGGCCCGGTTAATTTCATCAATGATTAGTACATACCGGTTAAGTTGCTGGTGTTCATTGCTTAGTTTGGCTTGCTGCTCAAACTTCCGGACGGCATTCACTACTGTTTCGTAATATGCTTTGTTAATCGCCTCCCGGATTTCCTTGCCGTAATACTTTTCCTTCAGCTTGTTGATATACAATAATCTTTCCTCATCCTTTACGATATCTCTTAAGGTTCGCCGTTTGTATTTTAAATAGGTGTCGCCAACTTCGTAAATAATAATAGATTTAAACTGTCCTTGTAACTCAATAATGGGCAGTTCTACTTCTTCCGTTTCCCGATTCATGGCCTCTACCAGTAACCTGTCCAGTAAAAGTTC from Rhodocytophaga rosea carries:
- a CDS encoding type III pantothenate kinase; translation: MNLIIDAGNTSTKIAFFENNQLIATYPHVSLQDITTHINQHAPAYGIICSVNQDSTIFQQALQPFLDKVFVLDHLLPVPITNRYQTPQTLGKDRLAAVCGATYLYGEYACLVIDMGTCITYDFVDAQKNYWGGSISPGLQMRFKAMHTFTARLPLLEPEPDTVPLTGTNTIEAMQSGAIHGMTCEIEGIIKEYRKNFSKMHVIFCGGDATFFENKIKESIFVIPELVLVGLNRILEYNVSLV
- a CDS encoding FAD:protein FMN transferase; its protein translation is MSKNGIKNAIYSLLLIVAIFAVYKFRESKKTDEVIQKGILTSFSGPTMGSTYAIKYVTSPGKAVKYQTAVDSILEAFNQSLSTYRPDSEISQFNKGHAVAFKLPYFYPVLKKTQEVYKVSGGAFDPTVGPLVNAWGFGTGKERKAPTQARIDSLLQYVGFDSISFDEQSVRKVKEGMYLDFNAIAPGYAADVLGNFLESKGITNYMIEVGGEVLCKGKNAEDKYWTIGINNPEYEQKGGDVLQAIVQLNNRALATSGNYRNYYEQDGKKYAHTINPKTGYPVQHSLLSVTVFAKDCISADAYATVFMVIGQEKALELLKTHKDLDAFFVTAGTNGKLQTYTSEGIKPYIENI
- the ruvB gene encoding Holliday junction branch migration DNA helicase RuvB, encoding MREEYLKGSSDHMSSAEKEIEKALRPLSFGDFAGQDKIVENLKVFVQAAKQRSEALDHVLLHGPPGLGKTTLSHIIANELNTGIKMTSGPVLDKPSDLAGLLTNLEANDVLFIDEIHRLNPIVEEYLYSAMEDYKIDIMLDAGPNARTVQIGLNPFTLIGATTRAGLLTSPLRARFSINARLEYYDAKLLSSIVKRSAHLLATPIVDEAAFEIARRSRGTPRIANNLLRRTRDFAQVKGNGTITIDIAEMALNALDVDKDGLDDMDNRILSTIIEKFKGGPVGLSTIATACGEEAETIEEVYEPFLIQEGYLKRTSRGREATELAYRHLGVVTPIDKTKGLFD